A single genomic interval of Vulpes vulpes isolate BD-2025 chromosome 3, VulVul3, whole genome shotgun sequence harbors:
- the CHP2 gene encoding calcineurin B homologous protein 2, whose protein sequence is MGSRGSHAARIPDADSIRRETGFSQASLLRLYHRFRALDRNKKGYLSRVDLQQIGALAVNPLGDRIIDSFFPDGNLRVDFPGFVRVLAHFRPVDEDDSSMRDPKEPEPLNSRMNKLRFAFQLYDLDRDGKISRHEMLQVLRLMVGVQVTEEQLESIADRTVQEADEDGDGAVSFLEFTKSLEKMDIEQKMSIRILK, encoded by the exons ATGGGCTCCCGCGGCTCCCACGCGGCGCGCATTCCCGACGCGGACAGCATCCGGCGGGAGACCGGCT TCTCGCAGGCCAGTCTGCTCCGCCTCTACCACCGGTTTCGGGCACTGGACAGGAACAAGAAGGGCTACCTGAG CCGCGTGGATCTGCAGCAGATCGGGGCGCTGGCCGTGAACCCCCTGGGAGACCGCATCATAGACAGCTTCTTCCCCGACGG GAATCTGCGAGTGGATTTCCCAGGCTTTGTCAGAGTCCTGGCTCACTTTCGACCTGTCGATGAGGACGACTCGAGCATGCGAGACCCCAAGGAACCTGAGCCCCTCAACAGCCGAATGAACAAACTTCGCT tTGCATTTCAGCTCTATGACCTGGATAGAGATGGAAAGATCTCCAGGCACGAGATGCTACAG GTCCTCCGGCTGATGGTTGGGGTGCAGGTGACAGAAGAGCAGTTGGAGAGCATCGCCGACCGCACGGTGCAGGAAGCGGATGAAGATGGGGACGGGGCTGTGTCCTTCCTGGAGTTCACCAAG TCATTAGAGAAGATGGACATCGAGCAGAAAATGAGCATCCGGATCCTGAAGTGA